The genomic interval TGGTTAAAGCTATTCGTGCTGGCCTGAAGGCAGCTGACGCTGAAGTTCCTGGATTGCGAGTGGTGTGCCACAACAACATTCCGCAGTCTCGTGGTCTTGGCTCCTCTGCTGCAGCGGCGGTTGCTGGTGTTGCTGCAGCTAATGGTTTGGCGGATTTCCCGCTGACTCAAGAGCAGATTGTTCAGTTGTCCTCTGCCTTTGAAGGCCACCCAGATAATGCTGCGGCTTCTGTGCTGGGTGGAGCAGTGGTGTCGTGGACAAATCTGTCTATCGACGGCAAGAGCCAGCCACAGTATGCTGCTGTACCACTTGAGGTGCAGGACAATATTCGTGCGACTGCGCTGGTTCCTAATTTCCACGCATCCACCGAAGCTGTGCGCCGAGTCCTTCCCACTGAAGTCACTCACATCGATGCGCGATTTAACGTGTCCCGCGTTGCAGTGATGATCGTTGCGTTGCAGCAGCGTCCTGATTTGCTGTGGGAGGGTACTCGTGACCGTCTGCACCAGCCTTATCGTGCAGAAGTGTTGCCTATTACCTCTGAGTGGGTAAACCGCCTGCGCAACCGTGGCTACGCGGCATACCTTTCCGGTGCCGGCCCAACCGCCATGGTGCTGTCCACTGAGCCAATTCCAGACAAGGTTTTGGAAGATGCTCGTGAGTCTGGCATTAAGGTGCTTGAGCTTGAGGTTGCGGGACCAGTCAAGGTTGAAGTTAACCAACCTTAGGCCCAACAAGGAAGGCCCCCTTCGAATCAAGAAGGGGGCCTTATTAGTGCAGCAATTATTCGCTGAACACGTGAACCTTACAGGTGCCCGGCGCGTTGAGTGGTTTGAGTTCCAGCTGGATGCGGTTGTTTTCACCGAGGCTTTCTTGGATGAATCCGGCGTGGATGGCGCAGACGAAGGCTGATGGGCGTTTGTCGTTGACCACAAATGGGCAGCTGTGTAGAGCGAGGGAGTTTGCTTCTTCGGTTTCGGTGGGGTCAAAGCCCATTTCGCGGAGGCGGTTAATGAGCGGGGAGAGGGCTTCGTCGAGTTCTTCGGCTTCGGCGTGGTTAATGCCCATGACGTGTGCCCACTGGGTTCCGATGGAAAGTGCTTTGGCGCGGAGGTCGGGGTTGTGCATTGCGTCATCGTCGACATCGCCGAGCATGTTGGCCATGAGTTCGATCAGGGTGATGTATTCTTTGGCGACAGCGCGGTTGTCGGGGACGCGTGTTTGGAAGATGAGGGAGGGGCGTCCGCGACCTTTGGCTGCTGCGGTGACTACTCGGATGGCTTCTTTTGCTACGAGTTCTTCGAGGTGGCCGCGGGCGGTGTTGACGTGAAGGTCGAGTTTTTTGGCGACATCGATCGCGCGGGCACCGTCAGGGAAGGTTTGTAGGGCATCTAAAACTTCGCGCTGCTTTGGGCTGAGTTTGTAGGACTCGGCAAAAAGATCGGAGGCTGCGGTAGGGGCGGTTTGTGTGGTCACGTCGGGCTCGCTCTGGTGGGGTTCTCCTCGTATCGGTGCTTAGCAGATGTTATGGAGAAAAGTGTATTAATTGATTAATTAAATATAGGGAATCATACCATATTTAATACTGTAAAACCCTAAACAATGTTTTGTTTACCAAGCAACAAGCCCCCTGAGATTAACTAGGGGGCTTGTGAGGAATTTAGGCGCCGTGCCATTTCGAGTCATTGTCGAGCTGATTTTTGACCGAGCGGATCGGTTCCCAGGCGACGTTTTGGCGTGCCGGTTCAGAGGTGGTGTCGCGGGTGCGATAGACCACGTAGGGGCGGGTGACGTATCCAACTGGTGCGGAGAACGCGTGGACTAGGCGGGTGAATGGCCACAGTGCGATGAGGGTGAATCCAGCGACGATGTGGACCTTGAATTCCCAAGGGACATCAGCCATGAGCTCTGGTTGAGCGTTGAAGATGAGCAGTTGGCGCAGCCATGGGGAGATGGTTTCGCGGTAGTCGTAGCCGTGTGCGCCGCCGAAGACCTGGGTGGAGACGGTGGCGATGAAACCGGACAAAATTGCAGCGCCGAGTAGCACATACATCACTTTGTCGGAGCGTGAGGTGGACAGGAAGACGGTTTTGTTGATCACGCGACGGATAATCAAGCCGATGAGTCCAAGGACTGCAGCGATGCCGGCAATGGTGCCTGGGATGGTGGCGATGAGGTGGTAAGCGGCGTCAGAAATTCCTACAGCTTGGGTCCAGCTCTTGGGGATGGCAAGTCCCATGAGGTGGCCGATCACCACGAACACCATGCCCCAGTGGAAGAGTGGGGAGGCGATGCGGAGGAGTTTGGATTCGTAGATTTGGGAGGAGTGGGTGGTCCAACCGAATTGGTCGGCGCGCCAGCGCCAAGAAATGCCGATGATGTAGGCGGCGATACACAGCCAGGGGTAGGCAACCCAGAGGAACGTTTCAAAGTTTGACATAGTGTGTCCTAGTGAATGTCCGGTTGTGAGGTGGGGAACGGTAGAGGCGTGCCGATGCCCACCATTTCTGCTGGTGGACCGCTGCGGATGAGCTCCATGTAGCTGTTGGCGGTTTCTTCATCGATTTCTGGCAATGCCTGGCACAAAGACATGATCAGGTATCTGTAGGGCGAGTCGAGGTTGTCGAGGGCTGCGCGCAACACTTCGATGCCGTCGCGGTGAGCTGATAACACCTGGGTGGCGGCGTCGAAAAGCGAAGAATCAGCAAGCGCTGCGGCCTCAAGCACGACGCAGAGGTGGTCGGGCAATTCGTCGCGCTCGGATTCAAATCCGAGCTGTTGCAGCGTTTGACGGAAGGTGAGGATCGCCGTGCCGCGCTGCCGGGTGTCGCCCACAGCGTAGTAGGTGAGAAACAGTGAGCAGCGTCGGCGCTGGTCAAAGGTCTCAACGTAGGCTTCCTGCATGGCGCGTAGCCCAGCGACGCGTGCCGCGTCAAGGAACTCGACCACGTGCGCCGCGACGGGGAGCGGAAGGACATCAAGCTGCGCCTCGACGGCATTTAGCTTGTCGACGAATCCCTCCTCTGGATAATCCAACAGCAAACTATTCAGCATGAACACCACGCGCCGCTGCTCCTCCGTCATGGAGATGCGAGGCACAAAGTGATCCGGAATTTTGCCAGTATGGGTGCGCATCCGCCTAGTCCTTCCTTGGTGGGAACATCGCAGCGGGGCGTTCGCCAACGTTCCACGAGGTCAGACTCACCTTGCCGCTGGGAGCTCCCGTGCCACAGGCCTCTGGAGCGCCTTCGCCCAAACCGATGTTGAGCTGCTCGGTGGCTCGGGCTGGATCGACATCGCCGAAAGGATCCAGGGAAGAAATTCCGCGCGGGGTCTCAGGGGAGGCGGTGGGGATGACATAGCGATCGTCATACTTGGCAATGGCCAGGATGCGATACATTTCCTGCACCACCTTGCCGGTCATTCCGACAGCCTCTGCGATTTCTTCCTGAGGTTCGCGGCCCAAACTGATATCGCGCATATATGATCGCATGGCGGCTAGGCGTCGGAGGGATTTTTCCACCGGCCTGGTATCACCGGCAGTGAACAATCCAGCCAGGTATTCCAGCGGGATGCGCATGGTGGACAGCGCGGTGAGCAGGATCTTGTGGTCTTCGCCGTCGTTGCCGGACGCGGTCACCTCATCAACGATGGGGCTTAGTGGCGGAATGTACCAAACCATCGGCAAGGTGCGGTATTCAGGGTGAAGCGGGAGGGCAACCTCGTATTTGAAGATGAGATCGTAAATTGGAGAGTTCTGCGCAGCTTCGAGCCAGGAGTGCGGGATGCCGTTGCGTTGGGCGTCGGCGATCACCTGTGGGTCGTGGGGATCTAGGAAGAGGGTCTTTTGGGCTTCGAAAAGATCCTTTTCGTCTGGCGTGGCGGCGACTTCAGCGACACGGTCGGCGTCGTAAAGCAAAACGCCCAAGTAGCGCAAGCGACCCACGCACGTCTCGGAGCACACGGTCGGCTGGCCGACCTCGAGGCGCGGATAGCACAGCGTACACTTTTCGGCCTTGCCCGATTTGTGATTGAAGTAGACCTTTTTGTAGGGGCAGCCGGAAACACACATGCGCCAGCCACGGCATTGATCCTGGTCAACCAGCACGATGCCGTCTTCGGCGCGTTTGTACATAGCACCGGATGGGCAGGAGGACACACAGGTGGGGTTGAGGCAGTGCTCGCAGATGCGGGGCAAATAGAACATGAAGGAATCTTCGATTTCTTTTTGCACCGTGAGGTTCATCTTCTCCAGGACGGGATCCTGATCAAGCGTGGTGGTGGATCCGCCCAGGTTGTCATCCCAGTTGGATGACCACTCAATTTTATCGATGGGACGGCCATCCAACTGACTGACCGGACGCGCAGTGGGCTGTGTTTTCTGACCCGCTGGCGCCGAGAGCAACTTGTCGTACTCATAGGTCCACGGCTCGTAGTAATCATCGATGGTGGGCAGCTTCGGGTTGTGGAAGATGGTCGCCAGCTTCTTCAACCGACCACCGGCCTTCGGCTTCAATTTGCCGGAGTTGGTGCGGACCCAACCGCCTTCCCACTTATCCTGATCCTCCCAGCCGCGGGGATAACCCACGCCCGGACGGGTTTCCACGTTGTTGAACCAAATGTATTCCGTACCTTGACGGTTGGTCCAGGCCTGCTTACACGTGACAGAACACGTGTGGCAGCCAATGCACTTATCCAAGTTCATGATCATTGCGATCTGAGCCATGACCTTCATTAGTACTGCACCTCCTGGGAGCGGCGACGAATTCTGGTGACCTCATCGCGGTTATTTCCGGTTGGGCCGATGTAGTTGAAGCCATAGGTTAAGTGGCCGTAGCCACCGGCAACATGGACCGGCTTAATCATGATTCGAGTAAGAGAGTTGTGAGTTCCGCCGCGCCTGCCAGACTTCTCGTTCAGCGGGGTGCCAGCGGTGCGTTCCTGCGCGTGGTTCATAAACACGGTGCCTTCAGGAATGCGGTGGGAGACAATCGCACGAGCAGAAACAACGCCGTTGCGGTTATAAGCCTCGATCCAATCGTTGTCAGCGATACCGAGTTTCTCTGCATCCTTGTTGGACATCCAGATCACCTGGCCGCCACGAGAAATAGAAAGCACATGCAGATTGTCGTAGTACTGCGAGTGAATCGACCACTTGTTGTGGGTGGTCAGATAACGCACGGTTACTTCTGGTTCGCCGTCGGTGCCTGTGACCGACTGGCCAGGGCCGACCTCACCATTGATGTGGATCTTGTCCAACGGTGGCCTAAAGATTGGCAACTGCTCGCCGTAATCAATAAACCAATCGTGGTCGAGGTAGTAGTGCATGCGACCAGACAGGGTGTGCCACGGCTTGTCGTATTCAATGTTGATGGAAAACGCGGTGTAGCGACGTCCGTCCTTCTTGGAACCAGTCCACTCCGGTGAGGTGATCACCTCGGCGGGACGTTCTTTGACCATGTCCCAATTGATGTGGGTACCTTCGTGGTCTGCAATCAGATCCATCATGTCGGTGCCCACGCGTGCACCCTGATTCTTGAAACCTTCGGCGGCAACCTCACCATTAGACACGCCACTTAAGTGCAGAATCATCTCAATGGCCTTGACTGCGGAATCAAGTCGGGGGCGTTCACCAGCAGACTCCGTGATGGAGGTGCCGTTGATCAGCGCCAGCTCCTCGGTTTGCTTGGTCACGTTAAACGCAGTGCCGTGGGTTCCGGTACCCGCTTTGGCGGTGAGTGGTCCCAAGTGTGTCCACTTTTCATACACCTTGGAGTAATCACGTTCCACCGGGATGATCTTGGCCATCGTCTTGCCAGGGATCAGCCCGACCTCATCAATATCTGGCACGATACCGCCAGGCATATTGAGCTCATCCGGGGAGTCATGGGCAATCGGTGCGGTGATCACATCGGTTTGGGTGCCCAACCAGGTTGCTGCCTGTGAGGAGAATTCTTTGGTGAGATCGTGGAAGACCTCCCAGTCAGTACGCGTCTCCCACGGTGGGTTGATCGCAGCATTGAACGAGTGGATGAAGGGGTGCATATCCGTGGTGGACAAATCATGCTTCTCATACCAGGTGGCTGCCGGCAGCACGATATCCGAGACCAAGGTGGTGGAAGTGTTGCGGAAATCCGTGGTCAGCAT from Corynebacterium glutamicum ATCC 13032 carries:
- the thrB gene encoding homoserine kinase gives rise to the protein MAIELNVGRKVTVTVPGSSANLGPGFDTLGLALSVYDTVEVEIIPSGLEVEVFGEGQGEVPLDGSHLVVKAIRAGLKAADAEVPGLRVVCHNNIPQSRGLGSSAAAAVAGVAAANGLADFPLTQEQIVQLSSAFEGHPDNAAASVLGGAVVSWTNLSIDGKSQPQYAAVPLEVQDNIRATALVPNFHASTEAVRRVLPTEVTHIDARFNVSRVAVMIVALQQRPDLLWEGTRDRLHQPYRAEVLPITSEWVNRLRNRGYAAYLSGAGPTAMVLSTEPIPDKVLEDARESGIKVLELEVAGPVKVEVNQP
- a CDS encoding helix-turn-helix transcriptional regulator; translated protein: MTTQTAPTAASDLFAESYKLSPKQREVLDALQTFPDGARAIDVAKKLDLHVNTARGHLEELVAKEAIRVVTAAAKGRGRPSLIFQTRVPDNRAVAKEYITLIELMANMLGDVDDDAMHNPDLRAKALSIGTQWAHVMGINHAEAEELDEALSPLINRLREMGFDPTETEEANSLALHSCPFVVNDKRPSAFVCAIHAGFIQESLGENNRIQLELKPLNAPGTCKVHVFSE
- the narH gene encoding nitrate reductase subunit beta — encoded protein: MKVMAQIAMIMNLDKCIGCHTCSVTCKQAWTNRQGTEYIWFNNVETRPGVGYPRGWEDQDKWEGGWVRTNSGKLKPKAGGRLKKLATIFHNPKLPTIDDYYEPWTYEYDKLLSAPAGQKTQPTARPVSQLDGRPIDKIEWSSNWDDNLGGSTTTLDQDPVLEKMNLTVQKEIEDSFMFYLPRICEHCLNPTCVSSCPSGAMYKRAEDGIVLVDQDQCRGWRMCVSGCPYKKVYFNHKSGKAEKCTLCYPRLEVGQPTVCSETCVGRLRYLGVLLYDADRVAEVAATPDEKDLFEAQKTLFLDPHDPQVIADAQRNGIPHSWLEAAQNSPIYDLIFKYEVALPLHPEYRTLPMVWYIPPLSPIVDEVTASGNDGEDHKILLTALSTMRIPLEYLAGLFTAGDTRPVEKSLRRLAAMRSYMRDISLGREPQEEIAEAVGMTGKVVQEMYRILAIAKYDDRYVIPTASPETPRGISSLDPFGDVDPARATEQLNIGLGEGAPEACGTGAPSGKVSLTSWNVGERPAAMFPPRKD
- the narI gene encoding respiratory nitrate reductase subunit gamma, encoding MSNFETFLWVAYPWLCIAAYIIGISWRWRADQFGWTTHSSQIYESKLLRIASPLFHWGMVFVVIGHLMGLAIPKSWTQAVGISDAAYHLIATIPGTIAGIAAVLGLIGLIIRRVINKTVFLSTSRSDKVMYVLLGAAILSGFIATVSTQVFGGAHGYDYRETISPWLRQLLIFNAQPELMADVPWEFKVHIVAGFTLIALWPFTRLVHAFSAPVGYVTRPYVVYRTRDTTSEPARQNVAWEPIRSVKNQLDNDSKWHGA
- the narJ gene encoding nitrate reductase molybdenum cofactor assembly chaperone, with amino-acid sequence MRTHTGKIPDHFVPRISMTEEQRRVVFMLNSLLLDYPEEGFVDKLNAVEAQLDVLPLPVAAHVVEFLDAARVAGLRAMQEAYVETFDQRRRCSLFLTYYAVGDTRQRGTAILTFRQTLQQLGFESERDELPDHLCVVLEAAALADSSLFDAATQVLSAHRDGIEVLRAALDNLDSPYRYLIMSLCQALPEIDEETANSYMELIRSGPPAEMVGIGTPLPFPTSQPDIH